The following proteins come from a genomic window of Geomonas sp. RF6:
- a CDS encoding YfiR family protein, with protein MLCLILLLERPVHAAEPEYQVKAAMLANFALFVEWPATAYSAPDSPFVACVIGPDPFGPYLKTELGERIGSHPTQVRELRTPQEAHGCHLVFISKSEQSSVDQVLGQLRVGSALIVSDVRDTGQFCRKGGMIALKTEGGKVRFDLNADAAAKSGLKINSKLKRLARSTDCGEGR; from the coding sequence ATGTTGTGTTTGATCCTACTTCTGGAACGTCCGGTGCATGCCGCGGAACCGGAGTACCAGGTGAAGGCGGCGATGCTGGCGAACTTCGCGCTCTTCGTGGAGTGGCCTGCGACGGCCTACTCGGCCCCTGACAGCCCTTTTGTCGCTTGTGTGATTGGCCCGGACCCGTTCGGCCCCTATTTGAAAACAGAACTCGGAGAGCGGATCGGGTCTCATCCGACACAGGTGCGGGAGCTCCGCACCCCTCAGGAGGCACATGGTTGCCACCTCGTCTTTATCAGCAAATCGGAGCAATCAAGCGTTGACCAGGTGCTTGGCCAGCTCAGAGTCGGCAGCGCCCTGATCGTCAGCGACGTTCGCGACACCGGCCAATTTTGCCGCAAGGGCGGGATGATTGCACTGAAGACTGAGGGGGGGAAGGTTCGCTTCGATCTCAATGCCGATGCCGCGGCAAAAAGCGGCCTCAAAATTAACTCGAAGCTCAAACGTCTGGCTCGCTCCACCGACTGCGGAGAGGGAAGGTAA
- a CDS encoding ATP-binding protein, with amino-acid sequence MTVNLRNWPIQRKLLGIIVTTLAVSVLLVIIGLFAYELTTYRTRLAQQVNDLSTFIAANAAPTLAFDDAQTAQEVLNTLQNSPAIVVAALYTKDGQLLASYLRQGESPAAVPVHLDVRDGTRTDDGHLDIVRAVRQKGRALGSLYLSADLAPLRGRLQGYAGILLTVSLAIAGSVLILQRLLQRWVSAPLLHLAGTADRIAAGDRTVHFSVESADEIGQLAGAFDHMVSELAHSYLVLQKNEARFRALVAASSDVLYRMSPDWDEMIQLESRAGLAETATPDRNWIGKYIHPDDRAGVMAVIREAVRTKSTFELEHRVLHADGSLGWTFSRAVPVEDSNGEITEWFGAASDITKRKEAEAELRRAKDELELRVEERTAELKLAVEELEAETDERLRAVHELRSREQMLMQQSRLAAMGEMLVNISHQWRQPLNVVGLLLQDLTRAYQRGTFSEELLEKSVTRGKELITHMSQTIDDFRGYLNPEKTKLPFDVREVVEKTVALVGETLRGVQVEVQAAQDRRVMVNGYRNEYAQVLINIVMNARDAFRERGVQSPRIAVTIAEEGGKSVVTITDNAGGIAPDVIDKIFDPYFTTKPPDKGTGIGLFMSKTIIEKNMGGRLTAANADGGATFRIEV; translated from the coding sequence ATGACTGTTAACCTTCGCAACTGGCCGATTCAGCGCAAGCTTCTGGGGATCATTGTCACTACCCTCGCCGTCTCGGTACTGCTGGTGATAATCGGCCTTTTTGCCTATGAGCTCACCACCTATCGCACGCGCCTGGCGCAGCAAGTCAACGACCTCAGCACTTTCATTGCCGCCAACGCCGCCCCTACACTCGCTTTTGACGATGCCCAGACCGCCCAGGAAGTACTAAACACCCTGCAAAACTCGCCTGCCATTGTCGTTGCCGCACTGTACACCAAGGATGGCCAGCTGTTGGCCTCCTACCTTCGCCAGGGTGAATCGCCAGCCGCCGTTCCGGTGCATCTGGATGTCAGGGATGGGACCAGAACCGATGACGGGCACCTGGATATCGTGCGTGCGGTGCGGCAGAAGGGGCGCGCTCTGGGCAGTCTCTACCTTTCTGCGGATCTTGCCCCGCTCCGTGGGCGGCTGCAGGGGTATGCCGGCATCCTGCTCACGGTTTCCTTAGCCATTGCCGGCAGCGTCCTCATCCTGCAGCGGTTGTTGCAGCGGTGGGTTTCCGCGCCGCTCTTGCATCTGGCCGGCACCGCCGACAGGATAGCCGCCGGAGATCGTACGGTCCATTTTTCGGTTGAGTCGGCAGACGAGATAGGGCAGCTCGCCGGCGCATTCGACCATATGGTCTCAGAGCTGGCACATTCCTACCTGGTGCTGCAGAAGAATGAGGCGCGGTTTCGCGCGCTGGTGGCGGCAAGCTCAGATGTGCTCTACCGCATGAGCCCTGACTGGGACGAGATGATCCAGCTTGAAAGCCGGGCAGGACTTGCCGAAACCGCTACGCCGGACCGCAACTGGATCGGCAAGTACATTCATCCCGACGACCGGGCAGGGGTTATGGCGGTGATCCGTGAGGCGGTCAGGACCAAGAGCACCTTCGAGTTGGAACACCGGGTGCTGCATGCCGACGGCAGCCTCGGCTGGACCTTTTCCCGGGCCGTCCCCGTTGAGGACAGCAACGGAGAGATCACCGAGTGGTTCGGCGCCGCAAGCGACATTACCAAACGCAAGGAAGCCGAAGCCGAACTGCGCAGGGCGAAAGACGAGCTTGAGCTGCGGGTCGAGGAGCGGACCGCGGAGTTGAAGCTGGCAGTCGAGGAACTGGAAGCCGAGACAGATGAGCGCCTGCGGGCGGTGCATGAGTTGAGGAGCAGGGAACAGATGCTTATGCAGCAGAGCCGGCTGGCGGCGATGGGGGAGATGCTCGTCAATATTTCCCACCAGTGGCGCCAGCCCCTGAACGTGGTGGGACTGCTGCTGCAGGATCTCACCAGAGCGTACCAGCGCGGCACCTTCTCTGAGGAGCTTTTGGAAAAGAGCGTCACCAGGGGAAAGGAGCTCATCACCCATATGTCCCAGACGATTGACGATTTCAGAGGCTACCTCAATCCGGAGAAGACGAAGCTCCCTTTCGACGTCCGCGAGGTGGTGGAGAAAACGGTGGCGCTGGTTGGCGAAACATTGCGGGGAGTGCAGGTGGAGGTGCAGGCTGCGCAGGACCGACGCGTCATGGTCAACGGCTATCGCAACGAGTACGCGCAGGTCCTCATAAACATAGTGATGAATGCCCGCGACGCCTTCCGGGAACGGGGTGTCCAATCCCCGCGTATTGCGGTTACAATAGCGGAGGAGGGGGGCAAGAGTGTGGTCACCATAACCGACAATGCCGGCGGGATTGCGCCGGACGTGATAGACAAGATCTTCGATCCCTACTTCACCACCAAGCCACCGGACAAGGGGACTGGGATCGGGCTTTTCATGTCGAAGACAATAATAGAGAAGAACATGGGAGGGCGTCTCACCGCGGCGAATGCCGATGGAGGTGCAACCTTCCGGATCGAGGTCTGA
- a CDS encoding response regulator, with protein sequence MDALQEGKKTVTLLYVEDEREPREIVGEAIATEYPDITVHTAANGAEGLELFKAHRPEVVLTDILMPEMDGLRMAAEIAAIDPETELIALTAYSDTNFLLSAIETGFSHYVLKPIDYDRLFPAIEKSLRTVELKRRVQEQNEEIRQFAAVLEKRVEERTRELEESRQALEKRNKKLAEITGRLKGARDRYWSLYNWSPLGYMSLGDDFTIREINITGAHMLGARRAELRGTPIGKYLSADSVALLKAACEECTHATPSQAELEIRLNGNRFVYVHLHCLPYKEEKEGRNLFRTAFVDISMLKEAEEKLRTSERLLLEQGRMAAMGEMLVNLSHHWRQPLNSIAVHLQELELLSETGEVTDEVLGLKVEAAMTVLQQMSKTIDDFSEFTSSDSEPVLFTLEESLEKAVLLVSETFRFQGIRIEKGKIAPLRYEGYPHEYTQVLLNLLVNARDAIVARKQTDGRIEVNIWEEEGKKVLTVADNAGGIEEAIIESIFDPFFTTKKQGEGFGLGLYMAKMVI encoded by the coding sequence ATGGATGCGCTGCAGGAAGGGAAAAAGACAGTAACCCTTCTCTACGTCGAAGACGAGCGGGAACCGCGGGAGATAGTGGGGGAGGCGATCGCCACGGAGTACCCCGACATCACCGTCCACACGGCCGCCAATGGTGCTGAAGGCCTGGAACTCTTCAAGGCCCACCGCCCGGAGGTGGTGCTGACTGACATCCTGATGCCGGAGATGGATGGCTTGCGGATGGCCGCTGAGATCGCCGCCATCGACCCGGAGACGGAGCTCATCGCCCTTACTGCCTATAGCGACACGAACTTCCTCTTGAGCGCCATCGAGACCGGTTTCAGCCATTACGTGCTGAAACCGATAGACTACGACAGGCTCTTCCCCGCTATCGAGAAGAGCCTGAGGACGGTAGAGCTCAAGCGACGCGTCCAGGAGCAGAACGAGGAGATTCGCCAGTTCGCGGCGGTCCTGGAAAAGAGGGTGGAGGAGCGGACGAGGGAACTGGAGGAGAGCCGCCAGGCGCTGGAGAAGCGAAATAAGAAGCTTGCGGAGATCACGGGCCGCCTCAAGGGGGCGCGCGACAGGTACTGGTCGTTGTACAACTGGTCTCCCTTGGGGTACATGAGCCTCGGTGACGACTTCACCATCCGCGAGATCAATATCACCGGCGCCCACATGCTGGGGGCAAGGAGGGCCGAGCTGCGCGGCACGCCGATTGGTAAATATCTCTCTGCCGATAGCGTAGCGTTGCTCAAGGCCGCCTGCGAAGAGTGCACACATGCTACTCCCTCGCAGGCGGAGCTGGAGATCAGGCTCAATGGGAACAGGTTTGTATATGTGCACCTGCATTGCCTTCCCTACAAGGAAGAGAAGGAGGGGCGCAACCTGTTCCGCACTGCGTTTGTTGACATAAGCATGCTCAAAGAAGCGGAGGAGAAGCTACGGACGAGCGAGCGCCTCCTTCTGGAGCAGGGGCGGATGGCAGCCATGGGAGAGATGCTGGTCAACCTGTCTCATCACTGGCGCCAGCCGTTGAACTCCATAGCCGTTCATCTTCAGGAATTGGAGCTGCTCAGCGAGACAGGGGAAGTCACCGACGAAGTGCTGGGTCTTAAAGTGGAGGCGGCTATGACCGTTCTCCAGCAGATGTCAAAGACGATTGATGACTTCAGCGAATTCACCTCCTCCGACAGCGAGCCCGTTCTCTTCACACTGGAGGAGTCCCTGGAAAAGGCAGTGCTGCTAGTCTCTGAGACTTTCAGGTTCCAGGGCATACGCATAGAGAAGGGAAAGATCGCACCTCTACGATACGAGGGGTATCCGCACGAGTACACACAGGTGCTCCTTAACCTTCTCGTTAATGCAAGAGATGCAATTGTAGCGCGAAAGCAGACAGATGGCCGTATAGAAGTAAACATCTGGGAGGAAGAAGGAAAGAAGGTTTTGACAGTCGCTGATAACGCAGGTGGTATAGAGGAAGCTATTATCGAGAGTATATTTGACCCCTTTTTCACCACGAAGAAGCAGGGCGAGGGATTCGGGCTGGGACTCTACATGGCGAAAATGGTCATTTAG
- a CDS encoding response regulator, translating to MVAAGHSPFSLLMAEDDLDTRDIILRMIARKFPHCTVYAADNGREGLDLFRKHSPEVVITDINMPFMNGIEMTREIRSLGEKAAFIILTAYRNQSFKEEISDLGYCAYLLKPVVFKDLIEAIDRCRGHLASGE from the coding sequence TTGGTAGCTGCCGGCCACAGTCCTTTCTCCCTCCTGATGGCGGAGGATGACCTCGATACACGCGACATCATTCTCCGCATGATTGCCCGGAAGTTCCCTCACTGCACGGTATACGCAGCGGACAACGGCAGGGAGGGGTTGGACCTTTTCAGAAAGCACTCCCCGGAAGTTGTCATCACCGATATCAATATGCCTTTTATGAACGGGATCGAAATGACCAGAGAAATCAGGTCACTCGGTGAGAAGGCGGCGTTTATTATACTCACAGCGTACCGAAACCAGTCCTTCAAGGAGGAAATATCCGATTTAGGGTACTGCGCCTACCTCCTGAAGCCCGTGGTGTTCAAAGACCTCATCGAGGCAATCGACAGGTGTCGTGGTCACCTCGCGTCAGGGGAGTGA